A portion of the Terriglobales bacterium genome contains these proteins:
- a CDS encoding ribonuclease HI family protein, with translation MAHIDGGARGNPGPAGYGAVITDQAGRKLAELSEYLGHRTNNHAEYAGLIAALQYAGRAGAKGLKVVSDSELLVRQMQGRYKVRSPELKPLHAEAQRLRRDFQWFQIEHVRREKNREADRLANRAMDKGIG, from the coding sequence GTGGCGCACATCGACGGCGGCGCGCGGGGGAATCCCGGCCCGGCCGGCTACGGCGCGGTCATCACCGACCAGGCCGGGCGCAAGCTCGCCGAATTGAGCGAGTACCTGGGGCACCGTACCAACAACCACGCCGAGTACGCCGGGCTGATCGCGGCGCTGCAGTACGCGGGGCGCGCGGGCGCGAAGGGGCTGAAGGTCGTCAGCGACTCGGAATTGCTGGTGCGGCAGATGCAGGGGCGCTACAAGGTGCGCAGCCCGGAACTGAAGCCGCTGCACGCCGAGGCGCAGCGCCTGCGCCGCGACTTCCAGTGGTTCCAGATCGAGCACGTGCGCCGGGAGAAGAACCGCGAGGCCGACCGGCTGGCCAATCGTGCGATGGACAAGGGCATCGGGTGA